In the Corythoichthys intestinalis isolate RoL2023-P3 chromosome 12, ASM3026506v1, whole genome shotgun sequence genome, one interval contains:
- the olig1 gene encoding oligodendrocyte transcription factor 1: MNVFRTPQEAYRGPDSAREPTSRPVASAPRLHPPGGARGGSSRAARELSAEEQQELRRKINSRERKRMQDLNVAMDALREVMVPYASSAPSSAPSHVPPGRRLSKISTLVLARNYILLLGSSLQEMRRLLGELGAGPGPRLLLTGGWPLVSGPGQLLLPAAPFKCPPPSVAEAPLDAARWGPGPPAGLPLCPCGVCGLPGLSHPAPPPRFPK; the protein is encoded by the coding sequence ATGAACGTTTTCCGAACCCCTCAGGAAGCCTACCGTGGACCCGACTCGGCGCGGGAGCCGACGTCCCGCCCCGTCGCGTCGGCCCCTCGCCTCCACCCGCCGGGGGGAGCCAGGGGGGGCTCGTCCAGGGCGGCGCGGGAACTGAGCGCCGAAGAGCAGCAGGAGCTGAGGAGGAAGATCAACAGCCGTGAGAGGAAGAGGATGCAAGACCTCAACGTGGCCATGGACGCCCTCAGGGAGGTGATGGTCCCCTACGCCTCGTCCGCCCCTTCCTCTGCGCCATCGCACGTGCCCCCCGGCCGCCGGCTCTCCAAGATCTCCACGCTGGTGTTGGCGCGAAACTACATCCTGCTGCTGGGCTCGTCCCTGCAGGAAATGCGCCGGCTGCTGGGCGAGCTGGGCGCGGGGCCCGGCCCCCGCCTGCTGTTGACAGGGGGCTGGCCCCTGGTCTCGGGCCCCGGTCAGCTCCTCCTGCCGGCCGCCCCCTTCAAGTGTCCCCCGCCGTCCGTCGCCGAGGCCCCGCTGGACGCCGCGCGCTGGGGCCCGGGGCCGCCCGCGGGGTTGCCCCTGTGCCCCTGCGGCGTGTGCGGACTGCCCGGGTTGAGCCACCCGGCTCCGCCTCCCAGATTCCCAAAGTGA